One genomic segment of Methanolacinia paynteri includes these proteins:
- a CDS encoding pro-sigmaK processing inhibitor BofA family protein has product MIDTLITVLIAAGIVIVLWYFLKNVTTLIVNSIVGIVTIVIISQLNILGMESFKLTWGAVLVCALGGLPGAILLIVLNFAGISI; this is encoded by the coding sequence ATGATTGATACGCTGATCACTGTCCTTATCGCGGCAGGTATTGTCATAGTGCTTTGGTATTTCCTAAAGAACGTAACGACGCTGATTGTCAATTCGATCGTCGGAATAGTCACGATTGTAATTATCAGCCAGCTCAATATTCTCGGAATGGAATCGTTCAAACTCACCTGGGGAGCAGTCCTCGTCTGTGCACTCGGCGGCCTCCCTGGTGCGATCCTGCTCATTGTTTTGAATTTTGCAGGGATTTCGATATAA
- a CDS encoding TldD/PmbA family protein, whose amino-acid sequence MSEFDSDSIIDDIIRKGQKIADEVEVAYESGKSIHATLKGREIGEAGVSDSWVFCIRIIDGGKIGCSTTNDPTRWEKCLDAAKAGSKFAAGQDWEGLPGPSATNGTPESVFDEKLVLDSSLISGYIEDLLNGASEYSVDVAGGGASASASSYKLANSAGLIYEGSRTRIGVSLETISGTSTGYESDIVCFADRINPYDVGKQAAYLAAHSVGAGEIDTGTYDVVLSPIAASQLIGGIVVPALSGKNVKAGRSYFADKLGEQCLDESFTLRDDPFHGQGSWVRDAEGVPTRVLDLIKDGVVNEFSYDLKTAYRYGEKSTGSAVRSGDSPSIGFHNLYFEGERQDIFDEKVLYVHDVIGAHTANGITGDFSVETSNSTWREGGEDTDAVRAAMLSGNVFEMLKSIAGVSKEPRELGNVIMPSVRFNNLRVVGK is encoded by the coding sequence GTGTCTGAGTTCGACAGCGATTCTATAATCGACGATATCATCCGGAAGGGACAGAAGATAGCGGACGAGGTCGAGGTGGCCTACGAATCCGGGAAGAGCATCCATGCCACCCTTAAGGGTCGGGAGATTGGCGAGGCAGGCGTCTCGGATTCGTGGGTCTTCTGTATCCGTATTATCGACGGCGGAAAGATAGGGTGCTCGACTACGAACGATCCCACAAGATGGGAAAAATGCCTTGATGCGGCGAAGGCCGGTTCTAAATTTGCCGCAGGGCAGGACTGGGAAGGTCTTCCGGGTCCGTCTGCAACGAACGGAACGCCGGAGAGCGTATTCGACGAGAAGCTTGTTCTCGATTCATCTCTTATTTCAGGATATATCGAGGATCTGCTTAACGGTGCCTCGGAATATTCTGTAGATGTCGCAGGAGGCGGTGCTTCGGCGTCTGCTTCATCTTATAAACTGGCAAATTCAGCAGGTCTCATATATGAAGGATCCAGAACCCGGATCGGTGTTTCCCTGGAGACCATATCCGGGACTTCGACCGGATACGAGAGCGACATTGTCTGCTTTGCCGACAGGATCAATCCGTATGATGTCGGGAAGCAGGCGGCATACCTTGCAGCACATTCTGTGGGTGCCGGGGAGATCGACACCGGGACGTATGATGTCGTCCTCTCACCGATTGCTGCCAGCCAGCTTATCGGAGGAATTGTCGTTCCGGCACTGTCAGGGAAAAACGTGAAGGCCGGGCGATCTTATTTCGCCGATAAGCTCGGGGAGCAGTGTCTTGACGAGTCGTTTACTCTCAGGGACGATCCCTTCCATGGGCAGGGTTCGTGGGTTAGGGATGCTGAAGGTGTCCCGACGAGGGTCCTGGATCTTATTAAGGACGGGGTCGTAAACGAATTTTCGTATGACTTGAAAACCGCATACAGGTACGGCGAGAAATCGACCGGCAGTGCTGTCAGATCCGGCGATTCCCCCTCGATAGGTTTCCACAACCTCTACTTCGAAGGCGAAAGGCAGGATATCTTCGACGAGAAGGTTCTCTATGTCCACGACGTAATTGGCGCACATACCGCGAACGGTATTACCGGCGACTTCTCGGTCGAGACCTCCAACTCGACTTGGAGGGAAGGAGGAGAGGATACCGATGCTGTCCGGGCGGCGATGCTCTCCGGGAATGTCTTTGAAATGCTTAAATCGATAGCGGGTGTGTCGAAAGAGCCGAGGGAGCTTGGAAACGTGATTATGCCCTCGGTGAGATTTAATAATCTTCGGGTCGTTGGTAAATAG
- a CDS encoding TldD/PmbA family protein, with the protein MEEPRYYDIRHVSGVSTHIDVENGRIDSAGSSFYDVALLRVLGKKGWGLVIIENFSGKTKKDIEGFIREAMRYASVTEEEVILGDAPSGLLDVPKTENNPADVSLEEKCDLLRAIESSARIDGIVSTRAGYVEGSSTVYFTDSCGNEYSYPVCRSGYGINAIAGRNGNMQAARESERTIAGLNMYHKEHKGLEAAERALKLLDATPAKGGIMNAVLDQELAGVFAHEAVGHASEGDLVKEGVSVLKGCIGEKIGDSALSVTDDPTLHEFGFMPLDAEGVKPKKTAIIKNGVLNSYIHNRQTLALIGDGDAGHARAEGGAVPQVRMSNTFIENGDSTYDEIVAECRNGVLLKGSRGGQVDPGRGVFQFNAEYGYVIENGELAGMIRDVSLSGDILKTMHNIVLCGNDLRLNQGYCGKGGQSVPVTDGSPHVLLRDAVVGGQGV; encoded by the coding sequence ATGGAAGAACCAAGATATTATGATATTCGGCATGTGAGCGGGGTCTCTACCCATATAGATGTCGAGAACGGGAGGATCGACTCTGCCGGAAGCAGTTTTTACGATGTCGCACTTCTCCGCGTTCTCGGGAAGAAGGGCTGGGGCCTTGTCATCATTGAGAATTTTTCCGGCAAAACAAAGAAGGATATCGAGGGTTTCATCCGTGAAGCTATGCGTTATGCATCGGTTACGGAGGAAGAGGTCATTCTCGGAGATGCACCCTCCGGCCTTCTCGATGTCCCTAAAACTGAGAACAATCCCGCCGACGTCTCCCTTGAGGAGAAGTGCGACCTGCTCCGTGCGATTGAGTCTTCAGCACGCATAGACGGGATCGTAAGCACCCGTGCGGGATACGTGGAAGGGTCTTCCACTGTTTATTTCACCGACTCCTGCGGGAACGAGTATTCGTATCCCGTATGCCGGTCAGGTTACGGGATTAATGCGATTGCCGGCCGTAACGGGAACATGCAGGCGGCAAGAGAGAGCGAAAGAACGATCGCCGGGCTGAACATGTACCACAAGGAGCACAAAGGACTGGAAGCTGCTGAAAGGGCGCTGAAGCTTCTTGACGCGACTCCTGCGAAGGGTGGGATCATGAACGCAGTTCTGGACCAGGAGCTCGCCGGAGTATTCGCACACGAGGCGGTCGGCCATGCGAGCGAGGGAGATCTCGTCAAGGAGGGAGTCTCGGTGCTTAAAGGCTGCATAGGGGAGAAGATCGGCGATTCTGCTCTTTCGGTCACGGACGATCCGACCCTTCACGAGTTCGGGTTCATGCCGCTTGATGCTGAAGGCGTCAAACCGAAGAAGACTGCAATTATCAAAAACGGGGTTCTGAATTCATATATCCACAACAGGCAGACCCTTGCACTCATCGGCGACGGCGATGCAGGTCATGCCCGTGCCGAGGGCGGAGCGGTTCCCCAGGTCAGGATGAGCAACACATTCATAGAGAATGGCGACTCCACATACGACGAGATTGTGGCAGAGTGCAGGAACGGTGTTCTGCTGAAGGGTTCGAGGGGAGGACAGGTCGATCCCGGCAGGGGGGTCTTCCAGTTCAACGCCGAATACGGCTATGTGATCGAGAACGGCGAACTCGCGGGTATGATAAGGGACGTCTCCCTCTCAGGCGATATCCTGAAAACGATGCACAACATCGTCCTCTGCGGCAACGACCTGCGGCTCAACCAGGGTTATTGCGGAAAAGGCGGGCAGTCCGTCCCGGTTACGGACGGATCGCCGCATGTCCTTCTGAGAGACGCAGTGGTAGGTGGTCAGGGTGTCTGA
- the lonB gene encoding ATP-dependent protease LonB — protein MNNEDTINENIDKPEDIVESPVNETPSTPEEAGFTADPGKPGEGPKLISADTGDHSTEDAGQPGIKTEEIDLETLNSSSEIEVPKRLIDQVIGQDHAVEVIKKAAIQRRHVMMIGTPGTGKSMLAKAMAELLPKEDLQDILVYPNSDDSNTPIVRTVKAGRGKEIVNAHKAEAKKRAQTRNTMIMLLVFGIMGYAIITGQLLMGIIGAAFIFMALQYTRPKEEAMVPKLLVSSQKEGNAPYVDGTGAHAGALLGDVRHDPFQSGGLETPAHDRVEAGAIHKANKGVLFIDEINTLTPHSQQNLLTALQEGEFPITGQSERSSGAMVKTEPVPCRFVMIAAGNVDAIEGMHPALRSRIRGYGYELFMQDSMPDTEENQKKFIRFIAQEVKNDGKIPPFDKGAIEEIMREARRRSNRKGHITLKLRDMGGLIRVAGDMARQDDSEITTAEHVLKAKEIARSVEDQISGEITQRSREYELTVVSGAEIGRVNGLAVVGHDSGQVLPIMAEATPTQSKVGGEVIATGLLKEIAQESIKNISAIIKKLTQKDIKDMDIHIQFIGTYNGVEGDSASVSVATAVISAIEGIPVRQDVAMTGSLSVRGNVLPIGGVTYKIEAAAKAGITTIIIPESNLADVLIEDRYKEMVTIIPVKKFEDVLDIALVPEKKKDFMERVKELAKITPSEINIKAPPKPLHG, from the coding sequence ATGAATAATGAAGATACAATAAATGAAAATATCGATAAACCGGAAGATATTGTCGAATCGCCGGTTAATGAAACCCCTTCTACTCCTGAGGAAGCCGGTTTCACTGCCGACCCCGGGAAGCCCGGCGAAGGGCCGAAACTTATCTCCGCCGACACAGGGGATCACTCTACCGAAGATGCCGGTCAGCCGGGGATTAAGACCGAGGAGATCGATCTTGAAACTCTGAACTCGTCATCCGAGATCGAGGTCCCAAAAAGGCTCATCGATCAGGTCATCGGCCAGGACCATGCTGTCGAGGTCATCAAGAAAGCCGCAATCCAGCGCAGGCACGTGATGATGATAGGAACGCCGGGTACAGGCAAATCGATGCTTGCAAAGGCAATGGCCGAACTTCTGCCCAAAGAGGACCTCCAGGACATTCTGGTCTATCCCAACTCCGACGACTCCAACACGCCGATCGTAAGGACCGTCAAGGCAGGAAGAGGCAAGGAGATCGTCAACGCCCACAAGGCCGAGGCGAAGAAGCGTGCCCAGACGAGAAATACGATGATAATGCTCCTCGTATTCGGAATAATGGGTTACGCCATAATCACGGGCCAGCTGCTTATGGGAATCATCGGTGCGGCGTTCATCTTCATGGCACTCCAGTACACCCGGCCGAAGGAGGAGGCGATGGTCCCGAAGCTGCTCGTATCCAGCCAGAAGGAGGGCAACGCACCTTACGTCGACGGGACCGGTGCACATGCCGGTGCACTGCTCGGCGATGTCCGCCACGACCCGTTCCAGTCCGGAGGTCTTGAGACCCCTGCACATGACCGTGTCGAGGCGGGTGCGATCCACAAGGCGAACAAGGGAGTTCTGTTTATAGACGAGATCAATACCCTGACGCCCCACTCCCAGCAGAATCTCTTAACTGCCCTTCAGGAAGGAGAGTTCCCGATAACAGGCCAGAGCGAGAGATCGAGCGGTGCGATGGTCAAGACGGAGCCAGTCCCGTGCAGGTTCGTCATGATCGCGGCAGGAAACGTGGATGCTATCGAAGGGATGCACCCGGCTCTCAGGTCGCGTATCCGCGGATATGGTTATGAACTCTTCATGCAGGACTCGATGCCCGACACCGAGGAGAACCAGAAGAAGTTCATCCGTTTCATCGCACAGGAAGTAAAGAACGACGGGAAAATTCCGCCGTTCGACAAGGGTGCGATCGAGGAGATCATGAGAGAGGCACGCCGGCGGAGCAACAGGAAGGGACACATTACGCTGAAGCTTCGTGACATGGGCGGGCTGATCCGTGTTGCAGGAGATATGGCCCGGCAGGACGATTCGGAAATTACGACCGCCGAACATGTCCTGAAGGCGAAGGAGATCGCAAGGTCTGTCGAAGACCAGATCTCCGGCGAGATCACGCAGAGGAGCCGCGAGTACGAGCTGACGGTCGTAAGCGGCGCCGAGATCGGAAGGGTAAACGGTCTCGCGGTCGTCGGCCACGATTCCGGCCAGGTCCTCCCGATTATGGCGGAAGCGACACCGACGCAGAGCAAGGTCGGCGGAGAGGTCATTGCAACTGGTCTCCTGAAGGAGATCGCACAGGAGTCGATCAAGAACATCAGTGCGATCATCAAGAAGCTGACCCAGAAGGATATCAAGGACATGGATATCCACATTCAGTTCATCGGGACATACAACGGGGTCGAGGGGGACTCGGCCTCTGTCAGCGTTGCAACAGCGGTAATCAGTGCAATAGAGGGAATCCCGGTCAGGCAGGACGTAGCGATGACCGGTTCGCTTTCGGTCAGGGGCAACGTTCTTCCCATAGGAGGAGTCACCTACAAGATCGAGGCAGCCGCAAAGGCGGGCATTACGACGATCATCATTCCCGAGTCGAACCTTGCCGACGTTCTCATCGAGGATCGCTACAAGGAGATGGTCACTATAATACCGGTCAAAAAGTTCGAGGATGTGCTTGATATCGCACTTGTGCCGGAGAAGAAGAAGGATTTCATGGAGAGGGTAAAGGAGCTTGCAAAGATCACTCCCTCTGAGATAAACATAAAAGCTCCCCCAAAACCTCTCCACGGGTGA
- a CDS encoding ribose-phosphate diphosphokinase yields MKIIGAEHSQVLAAKTAHILGAELLSAEFRSFPDGELYVRADAPADDVVIIGSITDSDSLIQLLLLIDACEEADSLSLVIPYMGYARQDKKFRPGEPISARAVALALSQGIDRVYTINIHEDTVLDHFEVPAENISIAERISDYIRSMKPGNPLILAPDEGAADFASDVASFGGFEHDHLQKTRLSGTEVNIAPKNMDASGRTVFIVDDIISTGGTLATAAGMLKEQGAAEVHAACVHGVFTNGGYARLAAAGIKSVAASDTIESGASSFSAAESISAALRRR; encoded by the coding sequence ATGAAGATCATTGGTGCAGAGCATTCCCAGGTTCTTGCGGCGAAAACCGCTCATATATTAGGCGCCGAACTGCTTTCGGCAGAATTCAGATCGTTTCCCGACGGCGAACTCTACGTAAGGGCAGATGCCCCGGCAGACGATGTGGTGATTATCGGCAGCATTACGGACAGCGACTCGTTGATCCAGCTCCTCCTGCTGATCGACGCCTGCGAAGAGGCTGACAGCCTTTCGCTTGTCATTCCTTACATGGGCTATGCAAGGCAGGACAAGAAGTTCAGGCCGGGCGAACCGATCAGTGCAAGGGCCGTTGCACTGGCTCTTTCGCAGGGAATAGACAGGGTCTATACGATCAATATCCACGAGGACACGGTCCTCGATCATTTCGAGGTTCCCGCAGAGAACATAAGCATCGCAGAGAGGATCAGCGACTACATCCGGTCGATGAAGCCTGGAAATCCGCTCATACTTGCCCCGGACGAGGGAGCCGCAGACTTTGCATCTGATGTCGCGTCCTTCGGGGGTTTCGAGCACGACCACCTGCAGAAGACACGCCTTTCGGGAACCGAAGTTAACATCGCTCCGAAGAACATGGATGCGAGCGGGAGAACGGTCTTCATAGTCGACGATATCATATCCACCGGCGGAACACTGGCGACTGCCGCAGGGATGCTGAAGGAGCAGGGTGCGGCCGAGGTGCACGCCGCATGCGTCCACGGTGTGTTTACAAACGGCGGCTATGCCAGACTTGCAGCCGCAGGCATCAAATCCGTCGCCGCCAGTGACACGATAGAGTCGGGTGCAAGCAGCTTTTCAGCGGCGGAATCGATCTCAGCTGCACTGCGTAGAAGATGA